In Uranotaenia lowii strain MFRU-FL chromosome 2, ASM2978415v1, whole genome shotgun sequence, one genomic interval encodes:
- the LOC129747030 gene encoding uncharacterized protein LOC129747030 yields the protein MAVGRVAGTGNIGYSSNFRGGGRSYHGGINEEIIWISIGMAITIGILITLALLYLAYEKCQKRRNHYIHA from the exons ATGGCGGTAGGACGAGTTGCAGGAACAGGAAATATCGGATATTCGTCAAACTTTCGCGGCGGTG GTCGATCCTACCATGGTGGAATTAATGAGGAAATAATATGGATAAGCATTGGAATGGCTATAACAATAG GTATATTAATCACATTGGCTCTTTTGTATCTGGCCTACGAGAAGTGTCAAAAGCGACGTAACCATTATATACACGCCTAA